One Stigmatopora argus isolate UIUO_Sarg chromosome 19, RoL_Sarg_1.0, whole genome shotgun sequence genomic window, CCAACATTTCTGCTTTCATGGTTTTTGGTTCCAATCCACAGTTACATCTAAAGCCTGGATTCATAAGacattataatttttatttttttactgtatgatACTCCATAATCAGTTTTGTACTGGTTTTGACTGTATTTAACCGCCAAGTGTTTTTCCCCATCGTTTCCGTAGGTGTTTTGCCGCTTTGGGCGACGTGTCCACGCTTCGTTACCTCCACCAAACAAACCAGATAGCTGAGAAGGTTTCAAAAGAAATGGTGGGTGGTGCGTTAAGAAATGCACAAAATATCCTTTGACCAAGCACACAACAAGAAATAGTGTATGTACGTTTAGGGTGGGGATGGAATGGCGTTCTACCAAGTGCAGGTGCGCATGGCCATGCTGGACAAGAACATCGAGTTAGCTGAGATGCACTACATAGAGCAGGTCAGCCGTGGAAAGGAAACCTCAAAACAATTACCGAGTCAAAAACGAATGTCTTGTGTTGATATAGAACGCCATTGACGAAGCCATACAGATGTACCAAGAGCTTCACATGTGGGACAAATGCATCGCCGTGGCTGAGGCTAAGGTAGACGGCCTCCCACGTAATCCTGATTgaacaaaattaaaacaaaactttaatatgtTGCTGAATTTAGGGCCACCCGGAGTTGGAAACATTGCGTGGAAACTACTACCGGTGGCTGACCGACACGGGCCAGCACGAGAAGGCCGGCGAGGTCAAAGAAGGCGAGGGGGACTACCAAGGAGCAATCAACTTGTACTTGAAGGCGGGGCTTCCCGCTAAAGCCGCCCGCCTAGCTATGAACAGGCCTGACATCACTAATAACGCCGACACCGTCAGCCGGATAACCTCTAACCTCGTCAAAGCCGAGTACTACGAGCAGGTAGGTTCTATAGGGTGACCCCCAATATGTTCATATGTCAAACTCGCACATcatattcacaatttttatgCTTCACTTTTTGTCATTTGTCGTCATCCAGGCTGGCGATTTGTATGAAAAGACACGCAACCACCAAAGAGCTCTGGAATGCTATTGCAAAGGAGCCGCTTTTAGTAAAGGTACAGTAAATGGCTTTCGTATAGTATATCAAAATGTTGGAGTTGAGTGTATATGTTTAAAAACGTTGTTGTTTGGTGCAGCCGTGGAGCTGGCTCGCCATTCCTTTCCTGCCGAGGTGGTGAAACTAGAAGAGGCCTGGGGGGACTACCTTGTCCAACAGAAACAGATGGACGCGGCCATCACACACTTCATCGAAGCCGGGTAAAATGGTCTGAAGCGAAAGCAGATGGAGAGTTGGGAAGAATGACTCACTCATTAAAACTCACATCAACTTTGGTGCTGGCAATTTGCAGTGAACTTTTGGATGCTACACTTAAAACCAAATCTGGTAGCATTTGTCATTTCAGTCAAAAGGGTTTTGGGATGCactttgcttgttctccccgggctagcgtgggttttctccgggtactccggtttcctcgcacatagcaaaaacatgcatgccaggctggttgaacactctaaatttcctctGCGTAAATGGTTGCCCGGCAATTGGCTAGGCAGCAATTCAGGCTGAGGAATAAAACCAATGAGCTAAATTCCCTCATTTTGTAGTTGCTCCATCAAGGCCGTGGAGGCAGCCATTGCAGCTCGCCAGTGGAAGAAGGCCGTCCACATCCTGGAGCTCAACGACGACCCGGCCACTGCCGTCCACTGCCTTAAAATCGCTCAACACTACGCCTCTGTGCAGGAAATGGAGGTACACTCCCTGGAAACAAGTTTTTACACTAGTCACATTATTTGGCTTGGGATTATATGAATATATCTGTCACATTGGGgtttatgcacttttttcctTGCTTGGCTAGGCCTGTGACCTTTTAGTCCAGATATTACCGTACTTAAGAATACAGCCAATGCTTTATATTATTTAACTCTTTATCCGCTGCCGCTCTTGAAGATCAACTAGCGATAAGCCtattgaaattcacagcagaaggatgacgTCACATAATTAGACGCCCAGCATCATCAAGCCACTCTTATTACCCCTGACTGGTGCTCATCATTTCAATAATCTACTGTAGCGCTCAGTGTAAATACACAAGACAGCAATTAGTTCTTCAATCTTTGCGACTAATTGACAAAGTTGCTGATACAACGGTAAATCGTACATGGCGGCGGCAGCCTCGAGGCTCAACTCGAGTTGCGCATTTGCAAGTTTGTCACAGCGGGGTGAATTATTGCTGACGGAAGAAGATGAGacacaaaaaatgcaaagagaggaataaaAAGCCACGCAGGACGCCACTTGTGATGAGCTCAGCTTGGCCCAGCCGCCTCTGCAAAGCTGAAAATAGTCGTCTATTTGCGTCCGTTTGCTCCACGGGCGCATTCTGGCAAAGTCATTAAGATAACAAGCTCGCCCCCGCCTGCGAGAAAGTGTGATTCTCTACAACAATAAAGATCACCCAGGCGAATGGCACACCTGCGGGAAAGAATAACGTGGCACTTTTTAATTGGAACAACGGCAAAATGCGCATTCGCTGCATTGCGTGATGATATCGCGCCCTCCACGCTTTCGCATTCCCAAGCACGGGAGATTGAAAGgcaaatattttcacattttacatttaacaaatacGCCGTACGTGAAGCATTTGGGGAGTACTCAAGTAcataaaaataatgacatttaaaaatattataagaaatgagaaaatttcacaataaaatatttaaaaatttgcattaacatcatttttgtgtgttctgCAGGTGGCGGAGCACTTGTTTGTCAAAGCGGGCCACATTAAGGACGCCATTGACATGTACACGACTGCAGGATGCTGGGAGAAGGCTCACAAGGTTTTCTTTGCCGTTTTAAATGGCTAAATATTCCAAATAGAAATTGAAATGTGGATCTTGTTGTTGTCTTGGGATGCAGTTGGCACTGAAGTGCATGAGCAAAGAAGAAGTCACCGAGCTTTATGTGCGGCGAGCTCAGGAAATGGAGCGAGATGGCAAATTTAAGGAGGCTGAGAGGTACTTGGAATTGTTTTTTCTCAATACACTAAAGCGGAAAAGACATCGCAAGTCAGACATCTTTGTTTTGAAGTGGACTTATCATTTCTGTGACCTGGTATCCTTTCAGGTTATTCTCCACAGTGAACCAAACAGACCTAGCCATTGCCATGTACAAGAAAAATCAAATGTTCGAGGACGTGGTCCGCCTGgtggctaaacatcaccccgACTTGTTGACCAATACACACCAACACCTGGCCAAGGTGGGTTTTGCATTTTATATCACCATACTTTCACAATTCGTAGTCCAAAAGAAAACATAGGTACAAATTGGCCTGCAACAAAGACCAGGCTGACACTTGtggtcaaaataataaaaatgatagaTAGTAAATACGGGCGAATTTCATCCCTTTTGTTGAATGCTGTGTAATAGAGCACAATTGCTTTTTCCTAAAAGCCAAAAGGCAAATAAAGCTGAAAATCAGGCCTTTTTTGTCTAACTATCTTCAAAGGAGCTGGAAGCTGATGCCAAATTTTCAGAGGCAGAACATCATCTAATGGAAGCCAAAGACTGGAAGGCTGCTGTCAACATGTATCTAATCCGTGACATGTGGGAGGATGCGTATCGGGTACACGCACAAACGCACGCAAATATATTTCCCCGCCTACTGCATTACAATGAAACAATACGATATTCGTGCATTTTGTGCCGCAGATCGCCAAAAATCACGGCAGCCCCAACGCTCCGAAGCAGGTGGGCTACCTTTGGGCCAGGAGTCTGGGCGGCGAGGCGGCGGTCAAGCTGCTCACCAAGTTCGGCCTCTTGGACTACGGCATTGAGTCGGCGTCAAACAGCTGGTAAGCGCCGTGCCATGCCACCAACAAACTCCCCGCGTTCTCAAAACAaggatgtttttctttgtttttgtagtTTGTTCGACTTTGCCTTCGAACTGGCTCGCCTTTCCAGCAAGGAAAAAATACCTGAAATCCACCTGAAGCATGCCAAGCACTTGGAAGAAGAGGTACATTTGAAGTTTcactgttaaaaaaagacacaatttgtaattgtaattttacttgtatgatcaaaaacaactgcagcCCGCCGGGCTTATAAATCACAATCTTAACCATCAGAATACTAAAAAAGAACAAGTGTGTTGTCTCATTAAATTTTTTAACTAGCATGATTAATAGCAAGTTGTATTTTTTACTACATAAACTCTACACCCTGCTATTATAACATCATTTTACCAAGTACCAGTACTGATGCAAAATTGCTAAATACTCCATTTTTGCTTTTAGAGCAAGTTTTCAGAAGCAGAGGTGGAGTTCATTAAAGCAGGAAAGCCTAAAGAAGCTGTGCTCATGTGAGtagtggttgccattgacagcaggaGATGACATTTAGCATATTCTACTAGAAAGCCAGATTCTTTTTGTGCATCTTTTCTAGGTACGTTCACCACGAAGACTGGGCCAGTGCGCAGCGAGTGGCCGAGATCCACGATCTGGACAGCGTGACGGAGGTTCTGGTGGGCCACGCCAAGTTCTGCTTTGAACAAAAAGATTTCCCGAAGGCCGAAGCCCTCCTGCTCAGAGCCGAGCGATCCGACCTGGCTGTTAAATACTACAAGGTGGGACTTTTAGTCGGCAGCTTTTTAATTCaggcttgttgttgttgtttttgggagGTTTAGCCATATTGTTTTTGACAGGATGCGGACATGTGGAGCGATGCCATGCGTATTTGCAAGGAGTACTTGCCCAATAAGCTCTCCTTTCTTCAGGAGGAGTATGAGAAGGAAGCTACTAAGAAGGGAATGAGGTGaggtttttaaaaacatgttttttttacatgtataaGATTTAAAATAATACAAGAAATTGTTAAACCTCTTAAGATGAATTAACAcccatgtaaaaaataaaaataaaataaaggagaCTATTAGCGTCATTTTAGAGGCTCTAATAAGAAGATTTGGCCCATTTTTAGATCAATACTTTTTCGATTCATTTGATAATGATGGTAGTTGGCAATTAATCATAGCAGTCCTAGTCAaggtaaatacatttttgttatcTGTCCTTTCGCTCTGCACACATTTATAGTCACAACACCTACACCGACTGCTGGTTGCCATGgcgcaaagaagaaaaaaaacctcttatTAGCTCGGTGTTGGACTGCTCATCGGCTTCAGAGGCTAATGATGCTAAGAGATGTTGgctttgaaaagaaaagaatttgaaTCTCCTGGGGCGAATGGAAAGCATGCACAAAGCTGCCGCTCGGCCCAGACAGGAATAACTTGGCAGCTTGACGACTGGTGGGAGAAAACATCAAACGCTACCCGTGGAAACCGTGGGGGAAGATGGCTGTTTTAAGCAAGACAACACTGAATTATTCAACTGCGGctctctgatttttttttctttttcctccatGCGATCTATTCTGAATTTCTTTTAAACCGATTCCCTTCAGtggatattcatttaaaaagtatCATTAGCCATTTCCCTTTGTAAAGCCTTCAATGATACAAAAGATGAGACTATAATTCCAGCATATATGTCACAcaagctgaaaaaaatattataacacTCGCATTCCtggccaaattatggaaaaaatgcaatttatagtctgTAAAATCCAGTACTCATTTTCTGTTTCAGGGGTGTTCAAGGTCTGCTGGAACAGGCTCGGGAATGGGAGCAGTCGGGCGAGTATTCCCGGGCAGTGGAGTGCTACCTAAAGATAAAGGACGATCCCAACGCAGCCCTCATGGAAAAGTACTGGATCAAGGTGAGCATTGTCTTCTTTGCTCTTTCCATTAGACTCGTGTGGTCAGATACCGATCCATCCCAACTCCACCCACGAGCAGGAAATGCGGATATCGGATGTACAACATCCTGTTCTGCGTGTGGATGTATCGCTATCGTGTCCTTCTTTGTATCAAACCAAGCGCGCTATTGATTTTCCTGAAGCTCAATTCCAATAGATACTATATAGCCATATCCACATATAGAGGGATATTTTATAACTCATTGGTTGGCATTGAGAGAGATTAATGAGATCTATTTGGCATAGTCGCTGCCATATCATGATTCAAATGGATTGTCTATTGATAATCACTCACAGGATCTTTCGCATCCATAAACAGAAGCATAATTGAATATACATGCTACATGGCTATAGgcagactgtaaaaaaaaaaaaaactttaatcaaTGGTGGAATACTAGCCGCTGTGAATGAAATCTACTTAAAATGTACCATAGCAATGAAATGCTCAGAAATGTACCATTAACGCtgcccagtttttttaatataattttttgtCATGATTTTTAGTATTTGGCTAAGAATATATTATTCTTAAAACAATAtaatattgtcatttattttgtccAGGCCGCTGACCTTTCAATTAAGTTCCTGGGCGAGGAGCGAGCTGTGAAGGTGATTCAGGTGGTCGGTCCTCGTTTGGCTCAGCTCAGGAAGTACAACACTGTGCGTCTTCATACAAACACATGCTTTTACCTAAAATACACCCACATTTcatattaatgtatttaatatGTTTCACCTAATAGGCGGCTGAGCAGTACATTCACGTCGGCCTGATCAAGGATGCTATTAACGTTCTCATGGAGGGGGAGGAGTGGAGCAAAGCCAAACGGGTGGCGAAGGAACTGGAGCCAAGGTATGACACACAGTTTTTCTCCTGAAatgtcaaaaaacaacaacagcaacaatgcAGGCGTATATTTCTCCCTCAGATACGAGAGTTATGTGGACCAAAAATACAAGGAACACTTGAAGAACCAAGGCAAAGTGGACTCGGTATGTCCAGCGTGACTATTCATGCACGaattataattgtttttattacgTTCATCTTCATCGTCTTGCCAATGCATATTTTGCGATAgccaataataaaataaataaatgaagaatTTCTTAATTCATCAACTTCTCTAAAATAGTGACATTTTGGGATCATTTTGCCTTTCAGCTGGTGGGCGTTGACGTCATGGCTGCTTTGGACATGTATGCCGAAAGAGGCCAGTGGGACAAATGCCTGGATACGGCGTCCAAGCAGGTGAGTAAAAGTTCAAAATACTGACATTTCCTGAGTGACGGTCAAGCCAATTTGGAGTGTCATCTCATGTTTTCAGAACTTTAAGATCCTTCACAAGTACGTGGCTTTGTATGCTACACACCTTATTCGCGAGGGTTTTGCCGTGAAGGCACTGCAGCTCTACGTGCAGCATGGAGCGCCACCAAACACGCAGGTAAATATGAAACAAGcagaattcagtttttaagatttttttactCCGTTTTTCCTCTTCTTAGAACTTTAACATCTACAAGCGGCTGTTCCTCGACATGCTCCACCTTCCCGACGCTACGAACTCCTACCGCACGTGGGCCGATCTCCGCAACGTTCTACTACAGCTGGTACTCGCCCATCTCGACATTAGTTGTATAATTCATCATGAATAAaagtattcatttcatttttttcctttttattttttgccagtgtgAGAATTTGGCCAAATCAGCAGGCGAAAACTCTCCAGCACATGGAGAATTTGAGCAGATGCTGCTTATTTCGCATTATTACACCACCAGAGCCGCTGTGGTTGGGCTAGAAGAACTGGTATGTATTGAAattctggggggaaaaatgaggaATTTTGTCGAAAATGAGAAATAGGACATCATTTGGACGTTTGCTCATGTCTAAAGTCGATATTTAAGGCAAAATTGCAGctatttttcttcctttacGTCCTTTTCTAACACTGGACAATAGACGGTGCAAAATGGCAATGAGTCCATTAATGCCTGAATAGTACATTTGACTACATTTCTATGAGTTAACATTATTGTATGATATGCGATCTTGAAAAAAGCCCTATATATTGGTCGATCTTTAATTAAAAGTTGTTTCCTATTTGCAGAGTAGCATCGCAGCCAAGGTGTCCGTGTCTCTCCTGCGTCACACGGACGTTATCCCTGCAGATAAAGCCTTCTACGAGGCCGGTTTAGCCTGCAGGGTTAGCGCATTCTCCATTTTAGGTCATTTGGTCCAAATATTTCTTCACTTCTTACATCTCCTTTTCCTTCTCCTGACAGGCAGCCGGATGGGAAAACATGGCCTTCATATTTCTCAACCACTTCCTGGACGTGTGCGATGTGAGCGTCCTCATTGGCTACTCGGGTTGAAcaattttagggaaaaaaataattatacgtTCCATCATACTATCAGAACACTAGCTAAAAGTTTATAACAATCAGTTTCAAAAAGCAGTTATGCTTTCTGCCAATCATATCTCTACATTTTAATGACGTTATACCATgcggaaaaacatatttataattAAACATGGTCTAACCTTGCCGTTTGTTGTAcatataatgtatttattattcgGGGTGATTTTAATAACTTGACCAAACAGAGTGAAATTGTATAAATTTCATTTCCCGGGCTAAATTGAATCCCTTTTCTGGGAtacttattttaatcattttacaaaaaaaaacctttctctGGTAGGCCATCACGGACGGAACACCGGACTCGCTGGATCATTCGGACTTTACCGACACCGACATCCCTTATGAAGTTCCTCTGCCCACCAAACCTTGCGTTTCCGTACGTACCACCGCCCGCCATCTCCCTTCCCTTCGTATCTCACGTATTTCCTCGCCTTTTCCAGGATCCCCAGCGAGAGGAGATCCGCAACTGGGTCCTCACCGTCGCCGTGTACGGTCGCCTGGAGCAGGTTCTGCCGCGCGACGAAAGAAAAACGTACGAGGCGTCGCTCGTGGACACCAACAGCGGTCTTCATTCGCCGCCGTGTATTCTCACGGGTGAACAAAAAAACTCGCTTTAAATGAGTAGCTCAAGTTTGTGACTAAAACTGATGAAAATTCGGCCCTGCCCAGGTTATCCCGTCCTAAAAAGCAAGGTGGAATTTTCGTCGACGGGAAAAGTTGCCAATAAAGAAGACTGGAACAAATTCTTGATGGCCACCAAGGTGAGTTCATGGTTAATGGAGGGAGGGAGCTATGATACGGTATTAAATGCATTGCGTGATATTGGATAGTACTAATAAATAACGTGCCGATGCTGCAAAATATGTAATTTTCAAGATTTTGTTTTCAACAAGAAAGAAGTTGAAGatgaagaattttttttgtattttttatgattaaagGTGTTGGTATTCTTGTAAATTTTGTTGAATATGctgaattagcatttttttcttttgctctgTTATTTAAATTGTGGATAAATGTACATGTCAAACACTTTTTGAGAAGAAGTGAAAACGGGCAGGCTAGCAACCTTGTGTCCTCTGCTACTGTATGTAATTAGCAAATAACTACAAGTGGAAATTTTGGGGCACGGGTTGTGGACATTTGAAAATTAGTGATTGCAATTTCTTGTACAAATCCAGACCAGTCACAGTCCAGAGTGTCAGGATGTCCTAAAGTTCATCAGCCAGTGGTGTGGCGGCCTCCCTGCATCCGGATTCTCCTTCCATTGACGCTGACAGAAGGTTCTCAAGAATTCCAATGTTGTCTGTTATATATTTATGATTTTCGCCAATCTCCTtggcattgtttttgtttttaattctacgttctatgtatgtttttttgttttgttttgtatagCTACACTTGAATGTGACCTCATTTCAATTCTCtcaaaaaatatgtattgtcattattaactatttttgtgtgtttttgtagctTCTTATATAAATGACCTCAACATCTTACTTTGTCTACTTCTGGTGAGTTCATTCACATTTCAATTAAATGAAGTGGTGTCTCGATGAAACTTCCTCATGTGGAAGACAAAATACACACGCAGACAAAACCTTGTAATAAAATGTACTCCAAATTAACctatgaaaatcacattttatttctcaTCATGTTCTCTCATGTTCATTTATTCCTCAACAGTGGCGACCTCCgtgtcaaatcattttgagtgcAGAATTAATATAAATACGTACATCACGTTATCATCAACTTTTTATAAACAAACAATAGATTCGTTTGCAATGTGTACCAGTGAATTTTATTAGgtcaagaaaataacatttttttgcgttGTAAATCAAAATTAGGGCATCTACAAATGCCCTGAACATTAAAATAATGAATCCTGTGAGTTGTTTTTCCCTGCCAAGATGCTCTTTTTCTTTATACTAGTCAGAAAATACATTCTGCAAataatttgtcaaaaatataaataaactcaACATTACACACATTAATTTCCTACTATAACACATTGAACATGcaaacaaccttttttttttttcaaaattgactTTAGTCCTAAGCGCAAACCTTTGTATACCATTATTTTCCACATAATAGAAATTTAgattgagaaaaaataaattcacaaaTGATCGCTTCGAGCCTCTCCCAGGTCAAATGGACGCCTATTGCCATCTGCTgatttgaccttttttaaaatattttttccccccaatccTACTAACCACCCTGCTGTCGTTATTAGGCCTCTCTCTTGGCATTCACCGCGTGCCTTAATTGTATGGACATTTAAATCAAGGTCCGCTGTGAACACGACGAGAGACGACCCCCTTTTCACGTGAGCGCCGACTGCATCGGCTGGCCTACTTTTTCTCCTGCAGCACCCCTCCCCGCCTCTCCCCACCAACATGGTACACTCTGTTCAATTCCTCCGCATCCCTCCCGTGCCATCCCATCCTCGCACGCACCTCGTCACCTTCATTTGTGACCTTGTACGTGACACCCACATCGCACACGCGTAAATGTTGACGGATTACTCTTGAACTTCAACTCTTCTCGTTTTAGGTGTACGATTCCCAGACCCCGGGGTGtaaaaagaacattttccaACAGCGCCTTTCGCCTCGGATGCATCCCGGAGCAcaaatggaatgttttttttctgcacagACGGCAGGTAAAAGCAGCGGAATGGCCCTTTAGGCAGCACTTGGGCCCATTAAAACCTCCAGCTTCCATTATCCAGCAGCCATAATGCACCGTCTTATAGAGCACTGCATTAATGGCTCAGCTGCAGGGGTGGGGGTAGGGGTGGGGGGTGGAAAAGATGATGCTGATGCTGGGACTTGACATCATCGTCTGTGTGGCCCCCCCTTTTCCAagtaaaaactaacaaaaagcCTCCTGCAGCATTTTCTGTTTGCAAAAGGAGCTGCAGTATCGTATGCTAATGACCTAGATAGCGAGCAGCCTCAATATGAGGGAGGGGGTGCGAAAGGGGGGGCTGCTCGGCTGCCTTTTGTGGGGGTCGTGCGTAAACCTGGCGACCACCGACATTCAAATTGAAAATCCCCATCCAAATCATTTTAAAGACCAATAATATATTTGAACGAATAGGAATAGGATGCATGTATTATTTACGAGGGCGTGTGCGCATCCTCGTCCAAGTTGCGCATGCACAAGCACACGTTGCgtcttttttcctcctttttttccgaTGCGCAACGTAAAAATGGACGTTTAAACGCGTAGTTAAATATTTTAGTGTGAGATACatcggaaaaaaatgtatagtggAAACAATACCTTGCAGGAAAAACGACGCACGCGATTTTTTTAACCGCACGGAAAGAGATGCGAGAGGCCGACACGGGCGAGTCCGTCCGACCGTCGAGTGCTTTTCGAGAGGCTTTCGGCGTCCTCGGAGCCCTCCGCCGGTGGTCCACAAGGGGGACGGGGGGGGGCTAGATCCTTTTTTTGGGTTGATGTTACGTCTCCAACCGAGTCCAGGGAGGTTTCTGACACATTCCAACGAGAATTGTGGATCTTGACATCTTAGAGGAGGGCATGATGTTGCGGCAGGATGAGGATtaaggatgaggatgaagagcTGGGCGCAGTCAGATGGAGAGAGGAGAGGATGGGGATGGGGAGGGGTGGTCCTCTGTTACATCCTCAGCCTCCAGCTTGGCTCCCCCTCCTCCttgcatcctcctcctcctcctcctcctccagctcaGAGTGGGACCAGTCCATCATGTAAACCCCCTCAAACCAATATGGCCAAGTGAAACAGATTAAATAGTCAAATGACTCAGAGAATGTTCATGGTGCATAATACCGTAAATACTTTGTGCCATTTTGTAAACTTATGGGCATTCCAATTATGACTGGGAGCAATTTTTGCTTCCAGCCCCTCCCGGTCAgaatgcattggacgtctattgtcgtcaatgatATATCATAGGATGACAATGTCATATTTTTGGATAATATCTATCCGTATATGATTGTGCTTTTTGTCTGCATTGCATCACATTCCGCTTCTTGTGCAAAACCCAACTCTATTGAGAATTGGCTCACTTTACTTTCATTTTCACAATGAGTAAACATAATGCTTTGAAATTAATGCTTGCACGGTAGCATAATTTAGTTGGAATAATTTGCATGGCAAACTGGGGTTTTACATCGTTTGTATTGCAGGTGAGAATGAAACTCAGAAAGTAACTTGTGCAATGCTGTAGTATGATGTCATTTTCATTGCGGCAGAAGAGTTCAACACTTGACTCGGGGGCATTTCTAAGATAAGAATTCGAGtatttaatccagtttttattttatgctCGTGTTAGCTGTTATCGTGTCATAACACGAGAGTTGGGTAAGCAGGTGCGATGATGTTACGTAGCTATAAACTAGGACAGCTAAACTATAGGGGCTAAGGGAGAGTGTCTTCCTGGCTGGCCGGGTTTCAATGGTCTCCTCCTTTTCTAGGCTACTTATTTGGCGTCATTTTGTCAACAGTCGAATGGGAAACATGTCCACGATGCAACTACCGAGCGCGGATGGAGCACTGGCAGGGCGGATCGAAAGCATTAAAGTAGCCGGTGAGTGTCCGCTGTTTAgctttagcatgttagcttctAGCCGATCTACGAC contains:
- the ift172 gene encoding intraflagellar transport protein 172 homolog isoform X2, which encodes MTWAPNNGKLAVCTVDRVVLLYDDQGERRDKFSTKPIDSKYGKQSYAVNAMAFSPDSTRIAIGQSDNIIYVYRIGEDWGDKKTICNKFIQTSSVMCLLWPAEHAIVYGLLEGKVRLANVQTNKSSTMYLTDSSVVSLASNVSGNGVLCGHANGNVVRYFFDNEGTVESQGKLLKHGCPPYALAWGANSVVVGGCDKKVVAYNCNGEILQTFDYSRDPSEREFTVAASSPSGQSVVLGSFDRLRVFNWAPRRGMWDEAKSKEITNLYTITSLAWKRDGSRLCAGTLCGGVELFDCCLRRSIYKNKFEVTYVGLSQVIVRNLSTTARVVLKSHYGYEIEEVKILGKDRYLVGHTSDTLLLGDMLANKLSEVPWPGGGGNEKFFFEHESVCMIFNAGELSLVEYSDNKVLGSVRTEFMNPHLISVRINERKHKGNEDNKKLAYLIDLKTIAVVDLMAGSTLGTISHDSKVDWLELNETGCKLLFRDKKPRLHLYDIDSGVKSTLLSFCSYVQWVPGSDVVVAQNRGNLCVWYSIDSPESITMFPIKGDIKDLQRADGKTDVLVSEGVNTVTYTLKESLIEFGTAVNDGDYGAVTAFLETQKMSPETEAMWKTLRNLALEARQVHIAERCFAALGDVSTLRYLHQTNQIAEKVSKEMGGDGMAFYQVQVRMAMLDKNIELAEMHYIEQNAIDEAIQMYQELHMWDKCIAVAEAKGHPELETLRGNYYRWLTDTGQHEKAGEVKEGEGDYQGAINLYLKAGLPAKAARLAMNRPDITNNADTVSRITSNLVKAEYYEQAGDLYEKTRNHQRALECYCKGAAFSKAVELARHSFPAEVVKLEEAWGDYLVQQKQMDAAITHFIEAGCSIKAVEAAIAARQWKKAVHILELNDDPATAVHCLKIAQHYASVQEMEVAEHLFVKAGHIKDAIDMYTTAGCWEKAHKLALKCMSKEEVTELYVRRAQEMERDGKFKEAERLFSTVNQTDLAIAMYKKNQMFEDVVRLVAKHHPDLLTNTHQHLAKELEADAKFSEAEHHLMEAKDWKAAVNMYLIRDMWEDAYRIAKNHGSPNAPKQVGYLWARSLGGEAAVKLLTKFGLLDYGIESASNSCLFDFAFELARLSSKEKIPEIHLKHAKHLEEESKFSEAEVEFIKAGKPKEAVLMYVHHEDWASAQRVAEIHDLDSVTEVLVGHAKFCFEQKDFPKAEALLLRAERSDLAVKYYKDADMWSDAMRICKEYLPNKLSFLQEEYEKEATKKGMRGVQGLLEQAREWEQSGEYSRAVECYLKIKDDPNAALMEKYWIKAADLSIKFLGEERAVKVIQVVGPRLAQLRKYNTAAEQYIHVGLIKDAINVLMEGEEWSKAKRVAKELEPRYESYVDQKYKEHLKNQGKVDSLVGVDVMAALDMYAERGQWDKCLDTASKQNFKILHKYVALYATHLIREGFAVKALQLYVQHGAPPNTQNFNIYKRLFLDMLHLPDATNSYRTWADLRNVLLQLCENLAKSAGENSPAHGEFEQMLLISHYYTTRAAVVGLEELSSIAAKVSVSLLRHTDVIPADKAFYEAGLACRAAGWENMAFIFLNHFLDVCDAITDGTPDSLDHSDFTDTDIPYEVPLPTKPCVSDPQREEIRNWVLTVAVYGRLEQVLPRDERKTYEASLVDTNSGLHSPPCILTGYPVLKSKVEFSSTGKVANKEDWNKFLMATKTSHSPECQDVLKFISQWCGGLPASGFSFH